The Mercurialis annua linkage group LG2, ddMerAnnu1.2, whole genome shotgun sequence genome contains a region encoding:
- the LOC126669217 gene encoding phytosulfokine receptor 2, with translation MVLMSISPMSFLQWVLFVWFVCSSLSFKTQSQSCDLSDFLALKEFAGNLTNGSITSTWFRTANCCQWDGVVCGNTSNGSLGGRVTMLILPKMGLKGKISRSLSRLDRLNSLDLSCNHLQGELPMEFASLKRLKALDLSYNMLSGQVLRVLSGLLSLESLNISSNLFNENLRELVGLPNVVVFNISNNSFTGEVPSRVCSSSDIRILDLSMNHLVGNLEGLDNCSRSFQQLHLDSNSLSGSLPEYVYSMSSLQQLSISNNNFSGQLSKELSKLSSLKSLVIYGNRFSGHIPNVFGNLTQLEQFVGHSNLLSGPLPSTLALCSKLCILDLRNNSLTGPINLNFTAMPRLSSVDLATNHLSGQLPNSLSDCRELKVLSLAKNELSGHIPKSFARLTSLLVVTLSNNSFTGLSGALSVLQECKNLTTLILTKNFISEEIPRNVSGFESLMVLALGNCAIRGQIPDWLLGCKNLEVLDLSWNHLNGAIPAWIGQMENLFYLDFSNNSLTGEIPKSLTELKSLIYMNCSSYNLISAGIPLYVKRNRSASGLQYNQASSFPPSILLSNNRINGTIVPEIGKLKQLHVLDLSRNEITGMIPSSISEMENLEVLDLSSNHLHGSIPPSFEKLTFLSKFSVAHNHLKGQIPIGGQFSSFPSSSFEGNQGLCGGMVSPCNVITNMLNPGIPSGSNSRFGRRANILGITITIGIGLVLILAIILLKMSKRDHVVDPFNDMDEEASRQHRLSDALGSSKMVLFQNADCKDLTVPDLLKSTNNFNQANIIGCGGFGLVYKASLPNGTKAAIKRLSGDCGQMEREFRAEVEALSRAQHKNLVSLQGYCRHGHDRLLIYSYMENGSLDYWLHECTEEDSFLKWEVRLKIAQGAASGLAYLHKVCEPHIVHRDVKSSNILLDENFEAHLADFGLSRLLRPYDTHVTTDLVGTLGYIPPEYSQTLTATCRGDVYSFGVVLLELLTGRRPVEVCKGKNCRDLVSWVFQMKYEKREAETIDSTIWNKDIEKQVIEMLEIACRCLDRDARRRPLIDEVVSWLDGIGILDAQ, from the coding sequence ATGGTGCTGATGAGTATTTCTCCAATGAGTTTTCTTCAATGGGTACTCTTTGTTTGGTTTGTTTGTTCATCTTTGAGTTTCAAAACACAGTCTCAATCTTGTGATCTGAGTGACTTTTTGGCACTTAAGGAGTTTGCTGGAAACCTCACTAATGGGTCTATTACATCAACTTGGTTTAGAACTGCCAATTGCTGTCAATGGGATGGTGTTGTGTGTGGGAATACTAGCAATGGCTCACTTGGTGGTAGGGTTACTATGCTAATTCTGCCAAAGATGGGTCTCAAAGGTAAAATTTCGCGGTCTTTATCCCGTTTGGATCGACTGAATTCACTTGATTTGTCTTGTAATCATCTCCAAGGTGAATTGCCTATGGAGTTCGCGAGTTTGAAGCGATTAAAGGCTCTTGATTTGAGCTATAACATGCTATCAGGGCAGGTTTTAAGAGTGTTGTCTGGTTTGTTATCGCTTGAGTCGCTCAATATTTCTAGCAATTTGTTCAATGAGAATTTACGTGAACTTGTGGGATTACCAAATGTTGTTGTATTCAACATAAGTAACAACTCATTCACCGGCGAAGTACCTTCGCGTGTTTGCAGCTCAAGTGATATTCGGATTCTTGATTTGTCAATGAATCATCTTGTTGGCAATCTTGAAGGCTTAGACAATTGTAGCAGATCTTTTCAGCAATTGCATTTGGATTCCAATTCGCTTTCGGGGTCTCTGCCGGAATACGTATATTCAATGTCATCTCTGCAGCAACTGTCAATCTCCAACAACAATTTTTCTGGCCAATTAAGCAAGGAATTAAGTAAGCTTTCTAGCCTTAAATCCTTGGTAATATATGGAAACCGGTTTTCGGGTCATATTCCTAATGTGTTTGGTAACCTTACACAACTAGAACAATTTGTTGGACATTCTAATTTGTTATCTGGACCACTGCCTTCAACACTGGCACTTTGTTCAAAACTTTGCATACTTGACCTTAGAAATAACTCGTTGACTGGTCCAATCAATCTTAATTTTACTGCAATGCCTAGGCTTTCTAGTGTTGATCTTGCTACTAATCATCTATCCGGTCAGCTTCCAAATTCGCTATCTGATTGCCGCGAATTGAAGGTTTTGAGCCTGGCTAAAAATGAGTTGTCTGGTCATATCCCTAAGAGTTTTGCAAGGCTCACATCTCTTTTGGTTGTCACTTTGTCGAACAACAGTTTTACGGGCCTATCCGGGGCATTATCTGTGCTGCAAGAATGCAAAAATCTCACCACTCTTATCCTCACAAAGAATTTTATCAGTGAGGAGATCCCCAGAAATGTGAGTGGTTTTGAGAGTTTGATGGTCTTGGCGCTTGGAAATTGTGCTATCAGAGGCCAAATTCCAGATTGGTTGTTAGGTTGCAAGAACTTGGAGGTTCTTGATTTGTCGTGGAATCATTTGAATGGCGCTATTCCTGCTTGGATTGGCCAGATGGAGAATTTGTTCTACTTGGACTTCTCTAATAACTCTCTCACCGGAGAGATTCCAAAAAGTTTGACCGAGCTCAAGAGccttatttatatgaattgcagtTCTTATAATCTTATTTCTGCTGGAATTCCGCTGTATGTAAAGAGAAACAGGAGTGCTAGTGGTTTGCAGTACAACCAAGCCTCAAGCTTCCCTCCTTCAATATTATTAAGCAACAACAGAATAAACGGAACAATTGTGCCTGAAATTGGAAAGTTGAAGCAGCTCCATGTCTTAGACTTGAGCAGGAATGAAATAACGGGTATGATACCTAGTTCCATTTCAGAAATGGAGAACTTGGAAGTTTTAGATCTGTCATCCAATCATCTACACGGGTCTATTCCTCCATCTTTTGAGAAGCTGACATTCTTATCGAAATTTAGCGTGGCTCATAATCACTTGAAGGGGCAAATACCAATCGGCGGGCAGTTCTCTAGCTTTCCAAGTTCAAGCTTTGAGGGTAACCAAGGGCTGTGTGGAGGAATGGTTTCTCCTTGCAATGTCATTACCAATATGTTGAATCCCGGTATTCCATCTGGTTCAAATAGTAGATTTGGTCGTCGAGCAAACATTCTGGGCATAACAATCACTATAGGCATTGGGCTCGTGTTGATCCTTGCAATTATTTTGCTTAAGATGTCAAAAAGGGATCATGTGGTAGATCCATTCAATGATATGGATGAGGAAGCCAGCCGACAACACAGGTTATCGGATGCTCTTGGGTCTTCAAAGATGGTACTTTTTCAGAATGCCGACTGCAAGGATTTAACAGTTCCGGACTTGTTGAAGTCCACAAATAATTTCAACCAAGCAAATATCATCGGCTGTGGTGGATTTGGCCTGGTTTACAAGGCCAGCCTTCCGAATGGTACTAAAGCAGCAATTAAGAGGCTTTCTGGAGACTGTGGTCAGATGGAACGGGAATTCCGTGCTGAAGTGGAAGCACTTTCAAGGGCTCAACACAAGAACCTGGTTTCTCTTCAAGGTTATTGCCGTCATGGTCATGACAGATTATTGATCTACTCCTACATGGAGAATGGAAGTTTGGATTACTGGTTGCATGAGTGTACTGAGGAGGATTCATTTCTTAAATGGGAAGTAAGACTTAAGATAGCTCAAGGTGCAGCATCAGGGTTGGCCTATCTGCACAAAGTTTGTGAACCACACATAGTTCATCGAGACGTGAAATCCAGTAACATACTTCTAGATGAAAACTTCGAAGCACATTTGGCCGATTTTGGCCTCTCGAGACTACTTCGACCCTATGACACTCATGTTACAACAGATTTGGTTGGCACTCTAGGTTATATTCCTCCTGAGTATAGTCAGACATTGACCGCAACCTGCAGAGGCGATGTTTACAGTTTCGGAGTGGTTCTTCTTGAGCTTCTTACAGGTAGAAGGCCAGTGGAAGTTTGCAAAGGAAAAAACTGCAGGGACTTGGTTTCGTGGGTATTTCAGATGAAGTACGAAAAACGAGAGGCTGAGACTATAGACTCGACAATTTGGAATAAAGATATTGAGAAGCAGGTGATTGAAATGCTTGAAATTGCTTGCAGATGCTTAGACCGAGACGCTCGACGCAGGCCTCTAATCGACGAGGTTGTTTCATGGCTTGATGGTATTGGCATTCTGGATGCTCAATAA
- the LOC126668242 gene encoding uncharacterized protein LOC126668242, with product MKMSNGDSHSISILKNSISEFSKTSSLLPNLNKSFVYFSGLNGNMINDIKICMGFKEGILSVKYLGLPLMTSKLSKVICNEFINRIVARISSWTSKSAFLFVLSKSMINGVEKKCRIYLWHGNKVKRGSPISWSTVYSSKRGGELSVKAVFMWNVAAVAENVWNVITFQPSLWAKWVIINKFRLSSFWGIAKPLGSSWS from the exons ATGAAGATGAG TAATGGTGATTCTCACTCTATCTCTATCCTGAAAAACTCTATCTCTGAGTTTTCCAAAACCTCAAGTCTGTTACCAAATCTTAATAAAAGCTTTGTTTATTTTAGTGGCCTTAATGGAAATATGATAAATGACATCAAGATCTGTATGGGTTTTAAAGAGGGAATTCTTTCTGTGAAATACCTTGGTCTTCCCCTTATGACTTCTAAGCTGTCCAAAGTCATATGTAATGAGTTTATTAATAGAATTGTAGCTAGAATTTCCTCTTGGACTTCTAAAAGTGCCTTTC TGTTTGTCCTGTCTAAGTCTATGATAAATGGTGTTGAGAAAAAGTGTAGGATATATTTGTGGCATGGTAATAAAGTCAAAAGGGGTAGTCCTATTAGTTGGAGTACTGTCTATTCCAGCAAAAGGGGAGGTGAGCTTAGTGTTAAAGCTGTGTTTATGTGGAATGTTGCAGCTGTGGCTGAAAATGTGTGGAATGTTATTACTTTTCAGCCATCCCTTTGGGCTAAGTGGGTCATTATAAACAAGTTTAGGCTGTCTAGCTTTTGGggtatagccaaacctttaggTAGCTCATGGAGCTAG